In a genomic window of Polycladomyces abyssicola:
- a CDS encoding dipicolinate synthase subunit B: MNLHDTTIGFALTGSHCTHDEVLPQMRRLVQLGARVIPIISHTVATVDSRFGTAEEWLHQIKEITPEPIISTVPEAEPIGPKKILDCLVIAPCTGNSLARLANALTDGPVLMAAKAQMRNQRPVVIAISTNDALGLNAANLAKLLAAKNIYFVPFGQDAPEKKPNSMVARMELIPETCAAAIQGRQLQPLIVEKYRYLTS; this comes from the coding sequence ATGAACCTGCACGATACAACGATTGGATTTGCGTTGACCGGTTCTCACTGCACCCATGACGAAGTGTTGCCACAGATGAGACGACTCGTCCAACTGGGGGCGCGTGTCATCCCGATCATCTCCCATACGGTGGCTACGGTGGATAGCCGGTTCGGAACAGCGGAGGAATGGTTGCATCAGATCAAGGAGATCACGCCGGAACCGATCATATCCACCGTACCGGAAGCGGAGCCGATCGGGCCGAAGAAAATCTTGGATTGTCTCGTCATCGCACCCTGTACGGGCAACTCGCTGGCGAGATTGGCCAATGCATTGACGGATGGCCCCGTTTTGATGGCGGCCAAAGCCCAGATGCGCAATCAACGCCCCGTGGTGATCGCCATCTCCACCAATGATGCGTTGGGCTTGAATGCCGCCAACTTGGCAAAGTTGTTGGCTGCCAAAAATATATATTTCGTCCCATTCGGACAGGACGCACCTGAAAAAAAACCCAACTCGATGGTGGCCCGAATGGAGCTGATCCCCGAAACCTGCGCAGCCGCGATTCAGGGTCGGCAATTACAACCCTTAATAGTTGAAAAGTATCGCTACTTGACTTCATAA
- the dapG gene encoding aspartate kinase → MKILVQKFGGTSLATYELRQRVIHHIRNGLNEGYQLVVVVSAMGRKGDPYATDTLLDLINQNGRSLQPRERDLLLSCGEIISATTLSSMLHREGIDNTVLTGGQAGIITNHQHNNAQIITINPSRIHQELKKGKVVIVAGFQGKTTDGEITTLGRGGSDTTATALGVALGAEMVDIFTDVDGIMTADPRIVEDAVPLETVTYTEMCNLAFQGAKVIHPRAVEIAMQTNVPIRVRSTMTDNPGTLVTSTSEVTRLAGEVQDRLITGITQVPNVTQIKVKAKEGQYDFQLKVFKAMAENGISVDFINVNPSGVAYTVFDELADRAEEILRSLGFEPELHRHCAKVSAVGAGIAGVPGAMAKMVEALTEEDIQILQSADSHTTLWVLVRGEDMVKAVRALHRKFELHNIHYQTAE, encoded by the coding sequence ATGAAGATTTTAGTACAAAAGTTTGGCGGCACTTCGTTGGCCACCTATGAGTTGCGCCAACGGGTGATTCACCATATTCGAAACGGGTTAAACGAAGGATATCAACTGGTCGTGGTCGTGTCGGCGATGGGACGCAAGGGGGATCCCTACGCGACCGACACCTTGTTGGATCTGATCAACCAAAACGGGCGTTCTCTCCAACCGAGAGAACGCGATTTATTGCTGAGTTGCGGAGAAATCATCTCCGCAACCACTTTGTCGAGCATGTTGCACCGGGAAGGGATCGATAATACAGTACTGACCGGTGGGCAAGCAGGAATCATTACCAATCATCAACATAACAACGCACAAATCATCACGATCAATCCCAGCCGTATCCACCAAGAACTGAAGAAGGGGAAAGTGGTCATCGTCGCCGGTTTTCAAGGAAAAACCACAGACGGTGAAATCACCACGCTAGGACGCGGCGGGAGCGATACGACGGCCACCGCCCTGGGTGTTGCACTGGGAGCGGAAATGGTGGATATCTTCACCGACGTGGACGGAATCATGACGGCTGATCCGCGGATCGTGGAAGATGCGGTTCCGTTGGAAACCGTCACCTATACGGAAATGTGCAATCTGGCGTTCCAGGGAGCCAAGGTGATTCACCCCCGTGCGGTGGAAATCGCCATGCAGACCAACGTACCGATTCGTGTCCGCTCGACGATGACGGACAATCCGGGGACACTTGTCACCAGTACCTCGGAAGTGACACGTCTGGCCGGGGAAGTGCAGGATCGTCTGATCACCGGCATTACACAAGTGCCCAATGTCACGCAGATCAAAGTGAAAGCCAAGGAAGGGCAATACGATTTTCAGCTCAAGGTGTTCAAGGCGATGGCCGAAAACGGCATCAGCGTCGATTTCATCAACGTCAATCCGAGCGGCGTTGCCTACACCGTTTTTGATGAATTGGCGGATCGGGCCGAAGAAATTCTCCGATCCCTCGGCTTCGAACCGGAGTTGCACCGTCATTGTGCCAAGGTCTCTGCGGTTGGAGCTGGCATCGCCGGTGTGCCGGGTGCGATGGCCAAGATGGTGGAGGCGTTGACGGAAGAAGATATTCAAATTTTGCAGTCCGCCGATTCGCATACTACTTTGTGGGTGTTGGTGCGCGGGGAGGATATGGTGAAGGCTGTTCGGGCATTGCACCGCAAATTCGAGCTGCACAACATCCACTATCAGACGGCGGAGTGA
- a CDS encoding aspartate-semialdehyde dehydrogenase, producing MSAQTYTVAVVGATGAVGEQMIKTLEERNFPVGELKPLASARSAGTTVRFRGQEIVVQEATPEAFEGVDIALFSAGGGVSKELAPEAAKRGAVVVDNSSAFRMEPDVPLVVPEVNPEEIKKHKGIIANPNCSTIQMVVALKPLYDRYGIERIIVSTYQAVSGSGAKAMAELEAQTRAYMNGDDMPLNVMPVAKLDKHYPIAFNVIPQCDVAQENGYTFEEMKMVNETRKIFGDETIGVSATCVRVPVLSGHSESVYVELKSDYDLDEVRELLQNAPGVIVQDDIFQQIYPMPANVAGRTEVFVGRIRRDLTNPRGLNLWVVADNLLKGAATNAVQIAEKWISFKA from the coding sequence ATGTCCGCACAAACGTATACGGTGGCCGTGGTCGGCGCAACGGGTGCGGTTGGAGAACAAATGATTAAAACCCTGGAGGAGAGAAACTTTCCGGTCGGGGAACTGAAACCGTTGGCATCCGCGCGGTCGGCCGGGACCACCGTTCGTTTCCGCGGTCAGGAGATCGTCGTTCAGGAAGCCACTCCGGAAGCGTTTGAAGGAGTGGATATTGCTTTGTTCAGCGCAGGCGGCGGTGTCAGCAAAGAATTGGCACCTGAGGCGGCCAAGCGCGGGGCAGTGGTGGTGGACAATTCGAGCGCCTTCCGCATGGAGCCGGATGTACCGTTGGTGGTGCCGGAAGTCAACCCGGAAGAAATCAAAAAACACAAAGGGATTATTGCCAACCCGAACTGTTCCACGATACAGATGGTGGTGGCGCTGAAGCCGTTGTACGACCGTTACGGAATCGAACGGATCATCGTTTCCACCTATCAAGCCGTTTCCGGCTCCGGTGCCAAAGCGATGGCTGAGCTGGAGGCACAAACGCGCGCTTATATGAACGGGGACGACATGCCGCTGAACGTGATGCCGGTCGCCAAATTGGATAAGCATTATCCGATTGCGTTCAACGTGATTCCGCAATGCGACGTGGCGCAGGAGAACGGGTACACGTTTGAGGAAATGAAAATGGTCAACGAAACCCGCAAGATTTTCGGGGATGAGACGATCGGGGTATCCGCCACATGCGTGCGCGTGCCGGTATTGAGTGGCCATAGTGAATCTGTCTACGTAGAGTTGAAATCCGATTACGATCTGGACGAAGTGCGGGAGCTGTTACAGAACGCACCGGGTGTGATTGTCCAAGACGACATTTTCCAACAGATCTATCCGATGCCGGCCAACGTGGCGGGTCGCACGGAAGTGTTTGTCGGCCGTATTCGTCGGGATTTGACCAATCCCCGCGGGCTCAACCTGTGGGTTGTGGCGGACAACTTGTTGAAGGGCGCGGCAACCAACGCAGTACAGATCGCGGAAAAATGGATCTCATTCAAGGCATGA
- the dapA gene encoding 4-hydroxy-tetrahydrodipicolinate synthase: protein MVKFGRLLTAMITPFTSEGTIDWPKVSALIDHLIATGTETIVVAGTTGESPTLSHDEKLELFRRTVQHAAGRVKVMASTGSNNTAASVALTREAEQMGVDGVMLVAPYYNKPSQEGLYRHFRTVAESTSLPVMVYNIPGRTGVNLTVETMARLAEIDNIVAFKEASGSVIQAGKLADRVPEGVAVYSGDDALTLPTLAVGGHGIVSVASHLVGSGMQKMMQSYFAGDVQTAAKLHARYLPLFEGLFMAPNPVPVKYALSLKGLCEPYVRLPLVELDEEQKEKVKALVEAL, encoded by the coding sequence ATCGTGAAATTCGGTCGATTGCTGACAGCCATGATCACGCCGTTCACCTCGGAAGGAACCATTGATTGGCCGAAGGTGTCGGCGTTGATCGATCATTTGATCGCTACAGGAACGGAGACGATCGTCGTCGCGGGAACGACGGGAGAATCGCCCACCCTCTCCCACGACGAGAAATTGGAGCTTTTCCGCCGTACGGTTCAACATGCGGCCGGCAGAGTCAAAGTGATGGCCAGTACGGGCAGCAACAACACGGCGGCTTCCGTTGCATTGACGCGAGAAGCCGAACAAATGGGCGTCGACGGTGTCATGTTGGTGGCACCGTACTACAACAAACCGTCCCAGGAAGGACTGTATCGGCATTTCCGGACGGTGGCTGAGTCCACATCCCTTCCGGTGATGGTGTACAACATTCCGGGCCGCACCGGAGTAAATTTAACTGTGGAAACCATGGCCCGCTTGGCCGAGATCGATAATATTGTCGCTTTCAAGGAGGCAAGCGGCAGTGTCATCCAGGCCGGAAAATTGGCTGACCGCGTACCTGAAGGGGTAGCGGTATACAGTGGTGATGACGCACTCACCTTGCCGACGTTGGCTGTGGGTGGCCACGGGATCGTCAGTGTAGCCAGTCATTTGGTCGGCTCCGGTATGCAGAAAATGATGCAATCGTATTTTGCGGGTGATGTGCAGACCGCGGCCAAACTGCATGCGCGGTATCTGCCGCTGTTTGAGGGTCTGTTCATGGCCCCCAATCCGGTGCCGGTTAAATATGCCCTGTCGCTAAAAGGATTGTGCGAACCGTACGTTCGGCTGCCGCTGGTTGAGCTGGATGAAGAACAAAAAGAAAAAGTGAAGGCATTAGTTGAGGCATTGTAA